TGATGAAACTGTTGTGGTTTTGGGTGAAGGGGTGGGGACCAAAGTCTCCTTTTTAGGAGGAGGTGTAAGTTTCTCTGATTTAGGAGGTGTTGGCTCAGATTTTGGCGAAGGTGTGGGTTTATGTGTTGGGGTTGACGACGTCGGGGTGGGTGAGGAGGCGGGGACTGGCGTCTCCTTTTTAGGAGGAGGTGTGAGTTTCTTTGAATTAGGAGATGTTGACTCAGATTTTGGGGAAGGTGTGAATTTGGGTGGGGGAGAAGAGACCGATGTCTCCTTTTCAGGAGtctcctcttcttcatcatcatcatcatcttcaggAGTCTCCTTTTTAGGAGGAGGTGCGAGTTTCTCTGATTTAGGAGGTGTTGGCTCAGATTTTGGCGAGGGTGTGAGTTTCTGTGTCAGTGGTGATGAAACTGGTATGGTTTTGGGTGAAGGAGCGGGGACCAAAGTCTCCTTTTTAGGAGGAGGTGTGAGTTTCTCTGATTTAGGAGGTGTTGGCTCAGACATTGGCGAAGATGTGGGTTTATGTGTTGGGGTTGACGACGTCGGAGTGGTTTTGGGTGAGGAGGCGGGGACTGGCGTCTCCTTTTTAGGGGGAGGTGTGAGTTTCTTTGAATTAGGAGATGTTGGCTCATATTTTGGCGAAGGTGTGGATTTGGGTGGGGGAGAAGAGACCGATGTCTCATTTTCAGGagtctcctcttcttcttcatcatcctcAGGAGTCTCCTTTTTAGGAGGAGGTGCGAGTTTCTCTGATTTAGGAGGTGTTGGCTCAGACTTTGGCGAAGATGTGGATTTATGTGTTGGGGTTGACGACGTCGGAGTGGTTTTGGGTGAGGAGGCGGGGACTGGCGTCTCCTTTTTAGGAGGAGGTGTGAGTTTCTTTGAATTAGGAGATGTTGGCTCATATTTTGGCGAAGGTGTGGATTTGGGTGGGGGAGAAGAGACCGATGTCTCATTTTCAGGagtctcctcttcttcttcatcatcttcagGAGTCTCCTTTTTAGGAGGAGGTGCGAGTTTCTCTGATTTAGGAGGTGTCGGAGTGGTTTTGGGTGAGGAGGCGGGGACTGGCGTCTCCTTTTTAGGAGGTGTGAGTTTCTTTGAATTAGGAGATGTTGGCTCATATTTTGGCGAAGGTGTGGATTTGGGTGGGGGAGAAGAGACCGATGTCTCATTTTCAGGagtttcctcttcttcttcatcatcttcagGAGTCTCCTTTTTAGGAGGAGGTCGAGTTtctcttcatcatcttcagGAGTCTCCTCTTCAGGAGTCTCCTTTTCACGAGGAGGTGTCGATTTATTTGTCGAGGTTGATTTGGGCGAGGGAGCGGTTGTGGTCGATGACTTTTCTGGTGAAGGTGATGTTGATTGTGGTGGTATAGGTTTATGTGTTGGGGTTGATGGCGTCTGCGTAGATTTAGGTGAAGGGGCGGATACTGGTGGCGGCGTAGGTGGTCGTTCTCTTATGATCGGCGCCACCCTTTGTTCATGGGGTTTTGTCTCAGACTTATGTGTCGGGGTTAATGGTGTCAATGTAGGGTTGGTTGATGGTGCAGAAAATGACGTCTCCTCTTCCTCATCAGAAGGTGTTGGCTCACGCACTGGAGATGTTGTGGTTGTTGACTTATATGTCTCTTGAGATGTTGGTCCAAGATCATCATTTGGCTCAAGTTTTGGCTCCGGCTCTGGCGAAGGTGTAAGTTCACGTGTTGGGGTTGATGGCACCGACATGGGTGTTGGTGAGGGGGTGGAGGATGGTGTCTCCTTTTTAGAAGGAGGTGTCATGTGTAGTGGAACACTTGTGGACGGTGGTTTACCTGTATTTGGAGATGTTCGCTCAGTCTCGTAATCTGGCTCAAACTCTGGATCAAGCTCTGGCTCTGGCGAAGGTGTGAGTTTTTGTGTCGGGGTTGATGGCGTCGACATGGGTTCAGGTGAAAGGGCACTCTTGGTAGGAATCTTCTCTGGTGTGGAAGGTGTTGGCTCAGACAATGGCGAAGGTGTGGATTTTTGTGTTGGGGTTGATGGCACCAACATGGGTGTGGGTGTTTGTTTAGGAGCTGGAGCTATTGGCGGATTTCCCAAAGTTGAGGAACCACAACCAGCTTTGCAGTCGACCTTCTTGCTCAATGCTATGCGACACTCTTTCTCCGGCCTCTGATTGGGCTCCCGTGGCAAGCAATTTGTCTTGCTGTCAACGGAAGCCACAGACACACACTCAGGATCTTGGGCGTCGAAGAAGTTGTAAGAGCAGGTGAAGTTCTTGAGTTTTGGCAACGTGCAAACAGTTTTTGATATCTTGCTCCTGAACTTATTGTTCCCAATGCTGAGCACCTCTATACTCTGCATATGCTCCACCCCCTGTGGTAGGTCGCCCATAAACTTGTTGTATGAGATGTCAAATACCTTGGTTGTCTTCAACATCGTGATCGCCTCTGGTAGGCACCCCGACAGCTCGTTGTGCGAAACCACAAACTCATCCAATTTTTCTGTCATCTTGCCTATGCTTGTCGGGATGCACCCATAGAGGCGGTTGTTGGCCATCACAATAACAGAGGCTGTGGAGTTCCCCAAATTCTCTGGGATGGTTGAGTGGAACCTGTTGTTGTTCAAGAAAATCGCATCGAGGGCCTTGTCGAAGAGCCCCGCCGGTAGCTCCCCTTCGAACTCATTATATCGAAGGTCGAGGTATTTAAGTTGAGGCAGCTCTAGCACCACCTCGGGGAACGCTCCACAAAAGCGGTTGTTGCTTAAATCCAACTCGTAGAGAAGCTTGAGGTTCTTGATCCCACGCGGGATAATCCCGCAGAACCTGTTGGAGTTGAGATGGAAGAGACTAATGTCAGTAAAGTACTCGATCTCCGGGGGGAGGTGGCCTGCGATATCGGCGTGGTTGAGATCGACACCAGCCACCACTTGGACGCTAGCGTCGTCTAGTGCCTTGGCACAAAAGACGCCTTTGTAGCTGCACACATCCGGGCCCTCCCAATTCTTTGTCCACCCATTTGGATCAGAAAAAATGGCACTCTTCAATGCTTGTAGGGCTTTGTAGGGCCCTTCTAGCCTCGGACTAGCGAGCTTTGGGATTGAACCGACCTTGACAGGTTCACAAGTGTAGGCCGGCACTTTCACTATATTAGTCGATGTTGCCCCAGTGCCTGATTTTGATCCTTCATCCCCGGCCTTTGCTTCTGGTTGATCATTGGATTCGGATGTCGGGGTTTGCTCTTCCCCGGTGTCTGATTTTTCATCGCCttcttgtttgttgttggGTTCGGGTGTAGCCGATGTTTTCCCAGCGTCTGATCCTTCTTGATCGGCGTCTAGTCCTTGATAATCGTTGGCTGCGACACCCATGGTCGGGTCACTATCCTCATCGTTTGCTTCGGATACTTGGCCAAATTGACCACCAGCACCAGCACCAGCACCAAAACCAAATCCGACTCCACCTCCAACTCCAGCTCCAACTCCAACTCCACCTCCAACTCCACCTCCAGCTCCAAAtgatagagagaaagaagggGTTGTGAGGAGGGCGAAGAAGAGGAGGATAAGAGAGCAACCCAAGGTTTTGATTTCCATGACGATGACTTCCTTGGGAAAAATTGATCAATCCATTGTAGCAATATACCTTATATATGCACAATAATATGAGCAACTTTCCCATGCATTCGTTTCCATTAAACTCAAGCACATCCATCCATTTTCGAAGGTCAATGTTGCTTCTTGCGCTAAAATACAGAAGACACGCCTTTTATTTCGTATTTGCCTGCCTTAAAATTTGCTAAATATGGATAAAAACTCTTGCCATATTATATTATCCCTTACTGCATTCATTTGTGAGTGTATGCCCAtctttaactaaaatatttaatgtaaatgTCATAGAGTAATTGTATAATAcgtaaattaatttactttttctgtTCCTTTTTATTATCATTGATATTGTAAAACGATTAAGTTTACATGGGTTATTTTATTTAGCGCTAAGGTCTCTTTTCTACTGCCAATTCATTCTTGATGATTTGTATGtgtttcttttctctttacataaaaaatgaaataaaattgaggTGATTGGGATTAGAGGTGctattaaaagtaaaacattACAAATACATTAAATTACATCTTGATTAGCAAGATAACCTTGATTCATCGTGAGGGATCGTATGATAGAAAagattagataaaaaaaatacattacaaATGTATAACATTACATgcattacatatatatttgttgaaaTACAAATATCGTTATGTTGACTTATACTTGTAACATAGGAATTAGGATGTTCTTTATGTTGACGTATACTTATAACATAGGAATTAGGATGTTGATATAGTTAACAGTTAgcaattaacaaatatttacAACTGATCACGTCAAACTTGAGacttagagcatccataatggcaataggccagccactctctctccctacCACgtcagcactaaaaatccacctgccacatcttcattttaatcaaataggctagcctaaggccagccacaggctagccgcaataaaaataattcaaaaacaactacatttaccgaattaaatttacgataaattacggaattaaatttacgagacatatacgggaaaattcattcatttcatttaaataaaaaaaaggtacatacataaaaaaaagtacataattaaaaaaaaatcgggctctactcctcatcgtcgtcgccgccgccacccgggacctccacatcggtggcATCTGAGCCCGCATCTAAGCCCCCCATATGTGCCCTCGCGGCATCCAAATCGACctgcatgctctcgagcattgagtgaagaaacctcttctccgtggggtcagttgcggccctccaatcttggaagacATTGTACATCTGCTTCCGCATTTTTTGACGCGAGAAGAAGGTGTACGCGGGTGGGGGGCTGCCGACTGGACCTCCTGGGGCAATAGGGGGGAGGATCCcctcgctgcccgttgcgcccgcttttggccaaccgggcgagTGCGGCGAGCAAACGATGGAGGGGACGGAAACTCCTCGGCATCCGGGGAAGGTCGTGGGAACCGCCATGCCTAGCTGCCGTATGTCGCCGAATAGTTCGGcttctgcttcttcggccacccggCGTCGACCCCCGCCCgaaacttctcggagtccttcagcaGCACCGGATAGCAGTTccagaaggtgaactccttataaaCCCCCGGCTTAGGGAACAGactctccgctatcctccgACAGTCCTCCTCGGTCTGCCCACTACTCATCatgcggagggcgttggcgtacaacccCGAAAATCAGCCGACCGCGGCCCTGATGCATTCCCATCgcttccggcactcctccaCGGTGTAGCCCTTTCCGTGCGGGCAGTTCCTCCTGTAGGCTGCTCTAATCttagcccacatgttgacgatccgctggttgttcgcaaccggCGGATCGTCGCAAACCGACAACCACGCCTTGGCCAGGGCGATGTACTCCTcttccgtccacttcctctgTGTGGTGGTGTTGTCAACAGccggctgcgacgactcgccgaccacctTGCTCTTCctcttgttcttcttcttcggcgcggcccgaCCCCCTACCTCCCTCTGGAACGGCAGTGCCCGCCTCCCCGATATCGATCCCCAGCTCATGTAATGGGAAACGGTCATCCccagtgaactgcgtctccactggGGTCGACGtatgagacgaagccgtcaaaaagtCAAGAGTGGGACGATAGACCGTGTCCCCCCCCGGTGACCCCTGCATCGGGCTGCATCCCCCCTGCCATACcggcatcatccccatcatctgttGTATCATCTGCTGCGGCATCTGGGGCATACCTCCCCACCCCGGCGTTGCCTGCCCGCCGCTGGCCTGCCCCCGCCCGGCATCCCCCCCTGCGCGCCCGCCATCAACCCCATCAACTGTTTCCAAAGGTTCATGTTGTACCCTTGGCCCATCTGGCCGCCCATCTGCCCCCATCCGCACCCCTCGCCGACCACCTTGCTCTTCctcttgttcttcttcttcggcgcggaCCCGACCCCTACTCCCCATGGGCAGTTGCAGTGTCTGCCTCCCCGATATCGATCCCCAGCTCATGTAATGGGAAACGGTCATCCCCGGTGAGCTGCGTCTCCCGGGGTCGACGTATGAggcgaagccgtcaaaaaatcaagagtggGACGATAGACCGTGTCCCCCCCGTTGACCCCTGCATCCCCCCGCCATACcggcatcatccccatcatctggtGTAGCATCCGCTGCGACATCTGGGGCATACCTCCCCCACTCCGGCGTTGCCTGCCCCCGCCCGG
The genomic region above belongs to Salvia hispanica cultivar TCC Black 2014 chromosome 3, UniMelb_Shisp_WGS_1.0, whole genome shotgun sequence and contains:
- the LOC125209237 gene encoding leucine-rich repeat extensin-like protein 7, with protein sequence MEIKTLGCSLILLFFALLTTPSFSLSFGAGGGVGGGVGVGAGVGGGVGFGFGAGAGAGGQFGQVSEANDEDSDPTMGVAANDYQGLDADQEGSDAGKTSATPEPNNKQEGDEKSDTGEEQTPTSESNDQPEAKAGDEGSKSGTGATSTNIVKVPAYTCEPVKVGSIPKLASPRLEGPYKALQALKSAIFSDPNGWTKNWEGPDVCSYKGVFCAKALDDASVQVVAGVDLNHADIAGHLPPEIEYFTDISLFHLNSNRFCGIIPRGIKNLKLLYELDLSNNRFCGAFPEVVLELPQLKYLDLRYNEFEGELPAGLFDKALDAIFLNNNRFHSTIPENLGNSTASVIVMANNRLYGCIPTSIGKMTEKLDEFVVSHNELSGCLPEAITMLKTTKVFDISYNKFMGDLPQGVEHMQSIEVLSIGNNKFRSKISKTVCTLPKLKNFTCSYNFFDAQDPECVSVASVDSKTNCLPREPNQRPEKECRIALSKKVDCKAGCGSSTLGNPPIAPAPKQTPTPMLVPSTPTQKSTPSPLSEPTPSTPEKIPTKSALSPEPMSTPSTPTQKLTPSPEPELDPEFEPDYETERTSPNTGDTILHPLTNTHVGAINPNT